The uncultured Desulfuromonas sp. genome has a segment encoding these proteins:
- a CDS encoding ABC transporter permease: MALYLAKRLVMMVPLLLGITLISFVVIHLAPGEPTDLQTDLNPDAGVELKERLRAQYGLDQPLPVQYGQWVKRLAQLDFGTSFSQDRRPVWDKIVERLPITVLINVLSIALILAVSIPIGILSATRRNSNFDRLTTLFVFIGFATPSFWLALLLMDYLGVYLGWFPISGIKSLGHEYLSGPQQVWDLIHHLMLPILVSAFGGLAGFSRYMRSNMLEVIQQDYILTARAKGLSERVVIGKHALRNALLPLITILGLSVPGLIGGSVIFESIFAIPGMGKLFYDGVMMRDYPLIMGILVIGAVLTLVGNLLADVGYALADPRIRNQS; this comes from the coding sequence ATGGCTCTTTATCTGGCAAAACGACTGGTGATGATGGTCCCCCTGTTACTGGGGATTACCCTGATCTCCTTTGTCGTCATCCATTTGGCTCCCGGGGAACCCACGGACTTGCAGACCGACCTCAACCCGGACGCCGGTGTTGAACTCAAAGAACGGTTGCGCGCCCAGTATGGCCTTGATCAACCGTTGCCGGTTCAATACGGCCAGTGGGTCAAACGGTTGGCGCAGCTTGACTTCGGCACCTCGTTCTCCCAGGATCGCCGTCCGGTGTGGGATAAAATCGTCGAACGTCTGCCGATTACAGTGCTGATCAATGTGTTGTCCATTGCCCTGATCCTGGCGGTGTCCATTCCGATCGGGATCCTTTCGGCAACCCGGCGCAATTCAAACTTTGACCGTTTGACCACGCTGTTTGTCTTTATCGGCTTCGCCACGCCATCCTTCTGGCTGGCATTGCTGCTGATGGATTATCTCGGCGTTTACCTCGGTTGGTTTCCCATCTCCGGCATTAAATCCCTTGGTCATGAATATTTGTCCGGGCCACAGCAGGTGTGGGATCTCATCCATCATCTGATGCTGCCGATTCTGGTGTCGGCGTTCGGCGGTCTGGCTGGATTCTCACGCTACATGCGCTCCAACATGCTTGAAGTGATTCAGCAGGATTATATCCTTACCGCTCGGGCCAAGGGGTTGTCTGAACGGGTGGTTATCGGCAAACATGCGTTGCGCAATGCGCTGTTGCCGCTAATTACCATCCTCGGTCTGTCCGTGCCCGGTCTGATTGGCGGCAGTGTGATTTTCGAAAGCATTTTCGCCATTCCCGGCATGGGCAAACTGTTTTATGACGGTGTCATGATGCGAGACTATCCATTGATTATGGGGATTCTGGTGATTGGTGCGGTACTGACTCTGGTGGGGAATCTGCTGGCCGATGTCGGTTACGCTCTGGCGGATCCGCGTATTCGTAATCAGTCTTGA
- a CDS encoding peptide-binding protein, with the protein MNHQPIVEFLSVRCGRRVVWGLLVVLLLMVGCRQQEVLLEKDGDDITPVPGDTIIMGTIGDASNLLPMLSTDASSTEVSSQIYNGLIRYNKDLEFEGDLAESWEISADGLEIVFHLRRDVRWQDGEPFTSADVLFTYQLLVDPKTPTAYSERYKRVTEALAPDPYTFIVRYDKPLASALISWGMGIHPKHLLEGQDIATSPLARAPIGTGPYRFVEWIPGEKIVLERNEDYFEGAPFIKRIVFRIIPDLTTMFLELQSGGLDQMGLTPLQYARQTNAPGFVRRFNKFRYPAFAYTYLGYNLNRPMFQDRRVRQALSYAINKQELIDGVLLGLGQAANGPYKPGSWPNNSTIKPYPYDPAKAKALLDDAGWSDHDQDGIRDKDGKPLAFTIITNQGNDQRIKSGEIIQRRFQEIGVDVKLRVIEWASLLKEFINPSNFDATIMGWTVPIDPDAYNVWHSSKTGPNGLNFIGFKNARVDTLLEQGRSTFDQDERKKIYDEFQQILAEEQPYTFLFVPDSLPVVARRFHGIEEAPSGIMHNFIRWYVPEALQKYQR; encoded by the coding sequence ATGAATCATCAACCAATCGTTGAGTTCCTTTCTGTACGTTGTGGACGACGAGTCGTCTGGGGACTGCTGGTCGTTCTGTTGCTGATGGTCGGCTGTCGGCAACAGGAGGTTTTACTGGAAAAAGACGGTGATGATATCACACCGGTGCCGGGGGATACGATTATCATGGGCACCATTGGCGATGCCAGCAACCTGCTGCCGATGTTGTCGACGGATGCATCCTCTACGGAAGTCTCCTCCCAAATCTACAACGGTCTGATCCGTTACAATAAAGATCTCGAATTTGAAGGTGATCTCGCCGAGTCCTGGGAGATTTCCGCGGATGGCCTGGAGATCGTTTTTCATCTGCGTCGTGACGTACGTTGGCAGGATGGCGAGCCGTTCACCTCCGCCGATGTTCTGTTTACCTACCAGTTGCTGGTGGATCCGAAAACGCCGACCGCTTATTCCGAGCGCTATAAGCGGGTGACGGAAGCCTTGGCTCCCGATCCTTATACCTTCATTGTCCGTTACGACAAACCGCTGGCATCGGCTCTGATCAGCTGGGGGATGGGCATTCATCCCAAGCACCTGCTCGAAGGGCAGGATATTGCCACCAGCCCCCTGGCACGGGCACCCATCGGCACCGGTCCGTACCGTTTTGTTGAGTGGATTCCCGGGGAGAAGATTGTTCTTGAGCGCAATGAAGATTACTTTGAAGGGGCACCCTTCATCAAACGGATTGTCTTTCGCATTATCCCCGATCTGACCACCATGTTTCTTGAATTGCAATCCGGCGGATTGGATCAAATGGGGTTGACACCGTTGCAATATGCCCGACAGACCAATGCACCCGGTTTTGTCCGGCGGTTTAACAAATTCCGCTACCCGGCCTTTGCCTATACCTACCTCGGCTACAATCTTAACCGGCCGATGTTTCAGGATCGCCGTGTGCGCCAGGCACTTTCCTACGCTATCAACAAGCAGGAACTGATTGACGGCGTGCTGCTTGGTCTGGGACAGGCGGCCAACGGCCCCTATAAGCCGGGTAGCTGGCCGAATAACAGTACCATCAAACCGTATCCCTACGATCCGGCCAAAGCCAAGGCGCTGCTGGATGACGCCGGGTGGAGTGATCACGATCAGGATGGGATTCGCGATAAAGACGGTAAGCCGCTGGCCTTTACCATTATTACCAACCAAGGTAATGACCAACGGATCAAAAGCGGGGAGATCATTCAGCGTCGCTTTCAGGAGATCGGCGTTGATGTCAAGTTGCGTGTGATTGAATGGGCCTCGCTGTTGAAGGAATTTATCAATCCAAGTAACTTCGATGCCACGATTATGGGCTGGACCGTGCCCATTGATCCCGACGCCTATAATGTCTGGCATTCAAGCAAGACCGGACCCAACGGTTTAAATTTTATCGGGTTTAAAAACGCCCGGGTCGATACGTTGTTGGAGCAGGGGCGTTCCACCTTTGATCAGGATGAGCGCAAGAAGATTTACGATGAATTTCAGCAGATTCTTGCCGAAGAACAGCCCTATACGTTTTTGTTTGTTCCTGATTCCCTGCCGGTGGTGGCGCGTCGTTTTCACGGCATTGAAGAAGCGCCCAGCGGCATTATGCACAACTTTATTCGCTGGTATGTGCCTGAGGCACTGCAGAAGTATCAACGCTAA
- a CDS encoding DUF4292 domain-containing protein, which produces MKTFFLLVVCCLLTACQPRLVTRPLSVSTTQQLDLLRQLTLRQNSLSALAEVKVSQQGRHWSTTQGLLVERPLRLRVDAINFFGQLLFQMAVDGPNLQAYVPGDNQYYSGMATLDKVQRFTGLPLSVADLVASLLYSLPPGVMDSGEVVAQPQGIDFVVAPGVRYEVEFSGRLLHRVRYRIDEYVMYDILYSQWAEDGFPRRIELSVDSSATQVVIQLEDVEINTQIKTDKFKLTIPEHAERMPLDEMEPVDESSTNR; this is translated from the coding sequence ATGAAGACCTTTTTTTTGCTTGTCGTGTGTTGCCTGTTGACGGCCTGTCAGCCTCGTCTGGTCACGCGGCCCTTATCGGTTTCTACAACTCAGCAGCTCGATCTGTTACGGCAGTTGACCCTGCGGCAAAACTCGCTGAGTGCTCTGGCGGAGGTCAAGGTTAGTCAGCAGGGCCGACACTGGTCAACCACGCAGGGGCTTCTGGTTGAGCGCCCGTTGCGTTTGCGGGTTGATGCAATCAACTTTTTTGGCCAGCTGCTGTTTCAGATGGCGGTTGACGGGCCAAACCTGCAGGCTTATGTTCCCGGCGACAACCAGTATTATTCCGGCATGGCGACTCTCGACAAGGTGCAACGCTTCACCGGGCTGCCATTGTCCGTGGCCGATCTTGTGGCCAGCTTGCTTTACAGCTTGCCGCCGGGGGTGATGGACAGTGGTGAGGTGGTGGCCCAGCCTCAGGGGATTGATTTCGTTGTCGCTCCCGGTGTGCGCTATGAGGTGGAATTCTCCGGTCGTCTGTTGCACCGAGTGCGCTATCGGATTGATGAGTATGTGATGTACGATATCCTCTATTCGCAATGGGCCGAAGATGGATTCCCTCGCCGCATTGAGTTGTCCGTCGACAGTTCAGCAACACAGGTGGTGATCCAGCTTGAGGATGTGGAAATCAATACACAGATCAAAACTGATAAATTCAAATTGACCATTCCGGAGCATGCGGAACGGATGCCGCTGGATGAGATGGAGCCTGTTGATGAATCATCAACCAATCGTTGA
- a CDS encoding tetratricopeptide repeat protein, producing the protein MLNRSPLVIGVLLLMGVTACSLPPKPTPVSVEEQQRYDRRQAYLAYADARLHLIDGDIDAAIDALQRALTFDDQSPYLFAALASIYLDRGQTGPALDSLDQALALQPHHLASELMLADVYHAQGKTDQAIRAFLQVLDRHPDLEDVYLHISRLYLSQQSYDNAEQILLQWLKRQPQSVNGLMELANLYRLRGDHQQAITTYRQAIELTPHDRRIYLPLGRLLEQQRQFDEALTLYDEAARQTEDQAYFDHLGSTLLIEQGRYSEALQRVESIVQHDPADVEALGKLGYIYIELERWSEAEATFRQALPYHPVSSQLFYWLAFALEHQQRRQEAVQYYQLVEHPPVLKKEALVRLSMVYNQMNDLDQAAEMLEQLLDLDPGDVRVFLQLASLYQRSQRYDDALAVLDRGLRLHADVEDLYYSQGVIYELRGQRTQTEEVLRQALALNPQHVGALNHLAYMYADAGQHLDEALEMARQAAQLAPHAAVLDTLGWVYYQLGDYAQARVPLEEAVRKSPEDALILEHLGDVYDKLSLPEEAQEMYRKALELRPDAADVVKKLQDLEP; encoded by the coding sequence GTGCTGAATCGATCTCCCCTCGTGATCGGCGTGCTGTTGCTGATGGGGGTGACGGCCTGCAGTCTGCCGCCGAAGCCGACACCGGTTTCCGTTGAAGAACAACAGCGTTACGATCGCCGTCAGGCCTATCTGGCGTATGCTGATGCCCGTTTGCATTTGATTGATGGCGACATTGATGCCGCCATTGATGCTTTACAGCGGGCACTGACATTTGACGACCAATCGCCGTATCTCTTCGCGGCGCTGGCGTCCATTTATCTTGACCGAGGGCAGACGGGGCCGGCGCTGGACTCTCTTGATCAGGCGCTGGCACTCCAACCGCACCATTTAGCATCGGAATTGATGCTGGCGGATGTTTACCACGCCCAAGGGAAAACCGATCAGGCGATTCGCGCTTTTCTTCAGGTTCTTGACCGTCATCCCGACCTTGAGGATGTCTATCTTCATATCAGTCGTTTGTACCTCAGTCAGCAGTCCTATGATAACGCCGAACAGATTCTGCTCCAATGGCTCAAGCGTCAACCGCAGTCTGTCAATGGTCTGATGGAACTGGCCAACCTCTATCGGCTGCGTGGTGATCATCAGCAGGCTATTACCACCTATCGTCAGGCCATTGAGCTCACGCCTCATGATCGCCGGATATATCTGCCGCTCGGCCGACTTCTTGAACAGCAGCGTCAGTTTGATGAAGCGTTGACGCTCTATGACGAAGCGGCCCGTCAGACCGAGGATCAGGCCTATTTTGACCATCTCGGCTCTACGTTGCTGATCGAACAAGGGCGTTATTCCGAAGCTCTGCAACGGGTTGAATCGATTGTGCAGCATGATCCCGCCGATGTCGAAGCTCTTGGTAAACTCGGTTATATCTATATTGAGCTGGAGCGCTGGTCAGAAGCCGAAGCCACGTTTCGCCAGGCATTGCCGTACCATCCGGTCTCCTCGCAATTGTTTTATTGGTTGGCCTTCGCGCTGGAACATCAACAACGCCGACAGGAGGCTGTCCAGTATTACCAGCTTGTCGAACACCCGCCGGTGCTGAAAAAAGAAGCCTTGGTGCGGTTAAGCATGGTCTATAACCAGATGAACGATTTGGATCAGGCGGCTGAAATGCTTGAGCAATTGCTCGACCTGGATCCAGGCGATGTTCGGGTGTTTTTACAATTGGCCAGTCTCTACCAGCGCAGTCAGCGTTACGACGATGCGTTAGCGGTGCTTGACCGGGGCCTCCGGCTCCATGCTGATGTTGAGGATTTGTATTATTCCCAAGGGGTTATTTATGAGTTGCGTGGGCAGAGGACGCAGACGGAAGAGGTTTTGCGCCAGGCGCTGGCATTAAATCCACAGCATGTGGGTGCGTTGAACCATCTGGCTTATATGTATGCTGACGCGGGTCAGCATCTGGATGAAGCGCTGGAGATGGCGCGTCAGGCCGCGCAACTGGCACCTCATGCCGCTGTGCTCGATACGCTGGGATGGGTGTATTACCAGCTCGGGGACTATGCGCAAGCCCGTGTCCCCTTGGAAGAAGCAGTGAGAAAATCCCCTGAGGATGCCTTGATTCTCGAACACCTTGGCGATGTCTACGACAAACTTTCTTTGCCGGAAGAGGCGCAGGAGATGTACCGTAAAGCGTTAGAACTTCGTCCTGATGCGGCTGATGTTGTGAAAAAATTACAGGATCTGGAACCATGA
- a CDS encoding pyridoxal phosphate-dependent aminotransferase — MAIANKIQACITQSSWIRKMFEQGAQLRAKFGAENVYDFTIGNPSVEPPKAFHDALKELANHPQPGMHRYMSNAGYDDTRAAVAEAITSRCGQTVQGAQIVMTCGAGGALNVVLKTLLNPGEEVIILAPFFVEYTFYIDNHGGTSTVVPTLSDSFQIDLGAIEQAITKNTKAIIVNSPNNPTGVIYPAADLKALDALLKRKEQELGSQIYVISDEPYARLAYDGMEVPCIFDCIDNAVIVTSHSKDLALPGERIGYLAANPAMAGVNSFMEGAIFSNRVLGFVNAPALIQRLITPLQHESVDIAAYEEKRDLFYTILTDLGFDVVKPQGGFYLFPKSPLEDDVAFIEMAQKYNILLVPGKGFGLPGYFRIAYCIDKQIIERSVPAWKQLAAEVGLGR; from the coding sequence ATGGCGATTGCTAACAAAATCCAGGCCTGTATTACACAGTCTTCATGGATTCGCAAAATGTTCGAACAAGGGGCCCAATTACGGGCAAAATTCGGTGCTGAAAACGTCTACGATTTTACCATCGGCAACCCATCGGTAGAGCCACCCAAGGCGTTTCACGATGCTCTGAAAGAGCTGGCCAATCATCCGCAACCGGGCATGCACCGGTACATGAGCAATGCCGGCTACGACGACACCCGCGCCGCCGTGGCCGAGGCGATCACCTCGCGCTGTGGTCAAACCGTTCAGGGCGCCCAGATCGTTATGACCTGCGGAGCCGGCGGAGCACTGAATGTGGTGCTAAAAACCTTGCTCAACCCCGGCGAAGAGGTCATCATCCTGGCGCCGTTCTTTGTTGAATACACATTTTATATTGATAACCATGGCGGCACCAGCACCGTAGTACCCACTTTAAGCGATTCGTTCCAGATCGACTTGGGCGCCATTGAGCAGGCCATCACCAAAAATACCAAAGCAATTATCGTCAATTCCCCCAACAATCCCACCGGAGTGATTTATCCGGCGGCCGACCTCAAGGCCCTTGACGCACTGCTCAAACGCAAGGAACAGGAACTCGGCAGCCAGATCTATGTCATTTCCGACGAACCCTATGCGCGGCTGGCGTACGACGGCATGGAGGTGCCATGTATTTTTGACTGCATTGACAACGCGGTGATCGTCACATCCCACTCCAAAGACCTGGCCCTGCCCGGTGAACGGATCGGCTACCTGGCAGCCAACCCGGCCATGGCGGGAGTCAATTCCTTTATGGAAGGGGCAATTTTCTCCAACCGCGTTCTCGGTTTTGTCAACGCGCCGGCTCTGATCCAACGACTGATCACACCGCTGCAGCATGAGAGTGTCGATATCGCCGCTTACGAAGAGAAGCGCGATCTGTTCTACACCATCCTCACCGACCTCGGCTTTGACGTAGTCAAACCGCAGGGCGGCTTTTACCTGTTTCCCAAGTCACCGCTGGAAGACGATGTCGCCTTTATTGAAATGGCCCAAAAATACAACATCCTGCTGGTGCCCGGCAAAGGGTTCGGTCTCCCCGGCTATTTCCGCATCGCCTACTGCATCGACAAACAGATTATCGAGCGCAGTGTTCCGGCCTGGAAACAGCTGGCTGCTGAAGTGGGTCTCGGCCGGTAA
- the recJ gene encoding single-stranded-DNA-specific exonuclease RecJ yields the protein MQPFQQRSWQERKSTEAVDLPQWSARLGCAPLVCQLLTQRGISSLEEAQTFLTASLSQLPDPMALSGMGKAVDRLVQAIEADEPIAVHGDYDVDGISGTALLTQCLRWFGVKVSYHIPLRMRDGYGLSELALRRTLEQGIRLVLSVDCGISAHGEAQLAAELGMDLIITDHHQPPETLPVALSCINPWLPDCPYPDKRLSGVGVAFMVMIALRARLRERGRLPEPEPDLRYVLDLVALGTVADLVPLQGVNRALVNSGLRLMVQQPRVGLAALVKVAEVRAITAGVVGYQLAPRLNAAGRLEDATLGVDLLLDEGADSAMPVAEQLNQFNQQRRQIEQQVLEQAIERIERDLADTALTIVLADERWHAGVIGIVASRLVERYHRPTVLIALEEGLGKGSARSIKGFHLYQAFEACQEPLAAFGGHEFAAGLSIEAEQVACFAELFEGYAQSHLDPDMRGAVREYDAELILEEIDEALYHQLQTLAPFGVGNPEPVFVVRRVHIQRPSCVAEKHVRFSLQQDGYSLPCIAFGMAERKAEFSGQTVDVLFQIGMNSWRGQQNLQLIVKDIMAAQS from the coding sequence ATGCAACCCTTCCAACAGCGCAGCTGGCAGGAACGCAAATCCACTGAGGCGGTGGATTTGCCGCAGTGGAGTGCACGGCTTGGTTGTGCCCCTCTGGTGTGCCAGCTTTTAACGCAACGCGGCATCTCCAGCCTGGAAGAAGCACAGACCTTTTTAACCGCTTCTCTGTCCCAGCTCCCCGATCCGATGGCGTTGTCCGGAATGGGCAAAGCCGTTGATCGTCTGGTGCAGGCCATTGAGGCGGATGAGCCTATTGCCGTGCACGGTGATTACGATGTCGACGGCATCAGTGGTACGGCATTGTTGACCCAATGTCTGCGCTGGTTCGGCGTTAAGGTGAGCTACCACATCCCGTTGCGCATGCGCGATGGTTACGGTTTATCTGAACTTGCCCTGCGCCGTACGCTGGAGCAGGGGATTCGCCTGGTGCTCTCCGTCGATTGCGGCATCAGTGCCCATGGCGAAGCGCAACTGGCTGCCGAGCTGGGCATGGATCTGATCATTACCGATCACCACCAGCCACCGGAAACCTTACCTGTTGCCCTGAGTTGCATCAATCCCTGGTTGCCTGACTGTCCCTATCCGGATAAGCGTCTGTCCGGGGTCGGCGTGGCCTTTATGGTGATGATTGCGTTACGGGCGCGCCTACGTGAGAGAGGCAGGTTGCCGGAGCCGGAGCCGGACTTACGCTATGTGCTCGACCTGGTGGCGCTGGGGACGGTTGCCGATTTGGTGCCGCTGCAAGGCGTCAACCGGGCACTGGTCAACAGTGGTCTGCGGTTGATGGTGCAACAGCCCCGTGTTGGCTTGGCTGCCCTGGTTAAGGTGGCAGAGGTGCGTGCTATTACCGCCGGCGTCGTCGGCTATCAGCTGGCGCCGCGTCTCAACGCGGCCGGACGTCTTGAGGATGCCACTTTGGGCGTGGATCTGCTTCTCGATGAGGGTGCCGACAGCGCCATGCCGGTTGCAGAGCAACTGAATCAGTTTAATCAGCAGCGCCGGCAGATTGAACAACAGGTTCTCGAACAGGCAATTGAGCGCATTGAGCGTGACCTGGCCGACACTGCTTTGACCATTGTTCTGGCGGACGAGCGCTGGCATGCCGGTGTGATCGGTATTGTCGCCAGCCGCCTGGTGGAACGCTACCACCGCCCGACAGTTCTTATTGCCTTGGAAGAGGGACTGGGCAAGGGCTCGGCCCGGTCGATCAAAGGGTTTCATCTGTACCAGGCATTTGAAGCCTGCCAGGAACCTCTGGCGGCATTCGGCGGCCATGAGTTTGCTGCCGGTCTGTCCATCGAGGCTGAGCAGGTGGCTTGTTTTGCCGAGCTGTTTGAAGGCTACGCCCAGAGTCACCTTGACCCAGACATGCGGGGCGCGGTGCGCGAATACGATGCCGAACTGATCCTCGAAGAGATTGATGAAGCGCTCTATCACCAGCTGCAGACCTTGGCACCGTTTGGTGTCGGTAACCCTGAACCGGTGTTTGTCGTTCGCCGGGTGCATATCCAGCGACCGTCGTGCGTGGCGGAAAAACACGTGCGTTTTTCACTGCAGCAGGATGGATACAGTTTACCGTGTATCGCCTTCGGCATGGCCGAGCGCAAAGCTGAGTTCAGCGGGCAGACTGTAGATGTGTTGTTTCAGATCGGCATGAATAGCTGGCGGGGGCAGCAAAATTTGCAATTGATCGTCAAAGATATCATGGCGGCGCAATCGTAA
- a CDS encoding tetratricopeptide repeat protein — protein sequence MKNRTMWLVVAVAFVAGVLVGLMVADTRTRPSVSDSSSSQVTASDKDQVAQLEQTVRDQPQNFTAWQQLAQSLFDANQPMQAVKAYGRALELRPDDANLLTNQGIMYRRLGWYDQAIGNFLRAADVDPNHIESLYQLGLVYRDDLGEGDKAIEAWERYLKRSPQGGASDLVRQQLHQMRRGFDTRLPH from the coding sequence GTGAAGAACAGGACGATGTGGCTGGTCGTTGCGGTGGCTTTTGTTGCCGGGGTGTTGGTCGGTCTGATGGTTGCCGACACACGAACCCGTCCGTCTGTTTCTGATTCATCCTCGTCTCAGGTCACGGCCTCGGACAAAGATCAGGTGGCCCAGCTCGAGCAGACTGTTCGTGATCAGCCGCAAAACTTTACCGCCTGGCAGCAATTGGCCCAATCGCTGTTTGATGCCAATCAACCTATGCAAGCGGTAAAGGCCTATGGTCGGGCGTTGGAGCTACGCCCGGATGATGCAAATCTTCTGACCAATCAGGGGATTATGTATCGTCGTTTGGGCTGGTATGATCAGGCCATCGGCAATTTTTTACGCGCTGCTGACGTTGATCCCAACCACATCGAAAGTTTGTACCAGCTGGGGCTGGTTTATCGTGACGATCTGGGAGAGGGTGACAAAGCGATTGAGGCCTGGGAGCGTTATCTCAAACGCAGCCCGCAAGGAGGTGCCAGTGATCTGGTGCGCCAGCAGCTTCACCAGATGCGTCGTGGATTTGATACGCGTTTGCCGCATTGA